TAGTTGTCTTTGTATAAGTCTCTTGTGTTTTGGAAACAATTCCTAAAAAACTAAAGGAGGGAATTGTAACATGGAAAGAGATGTAACTATTAAGCAAATTATTCTTGTAACTGATGGACAGTCCAATGTAGGGGGAGACCCTATAGAGGCAGCTGAAAGAGCATACCGAAATGGAATTATTGTTAATACTATAGGAATTGTGGATCAAAAAGGTTCTGATGAAGATGCATTAAATGAAATTGTACATATAGCGAAGGCAGGAGGAGGTAGTTATGAATATAGCTACATTGATGAACTGTTTCAAACAATGCAAAGCTTAACATATAAAACTGTAAACCAAACTCTTCAAGAGGTTGTGAGTAAGCAATTAAAAGAAATGATAGGTCAAGATATTAATAGTATGGAACCTGCATCTAGAAGTAAAATATTAAATTATATTGATAGTTTTTCTGATGATGTAGGTGTACAGTGTTGCATTCTTTTGGATAGTAGCGGCAGTATGGCAAATAAAATCCATGTGGCAAGACATAGCATTTTAGATTTAATACATTCCTTTAAAGGTAGGAGAGGCAAAATAGATGTAGCAGTTATAGCTTTTCCGGGAGAGGATACTCATATCTGTAAGGTGCTACATAATTTTGATGATGCTCCTGATAGGCTAGAAAGAAGTCTTTATGATGTAGAGCCAAAGGGAGGAACCCCTACAGCTTTAGCGATTGAAGAAGGTATAAAATTAATAAATAAATCTAATATAGTTAGATTTAAAGATAGTGAAGTAATCGAAGTAAATGAGTATATTATTTAAATATAAGTTAATTATTTAGGTAGGGTAAAAAACCCTGCCTATTTTTGTTGTTTAAATCCAGGGGGTGTTATAATGGAATTACCTATATTATTTCCTAATAATATTATAAAAGGTAAATGGAATAACAATTCATATAGAGTAATTAAAAAGCTAGGTGAAGGTGGCATAGGCGCAGTTTATCAAGTTATAGACATGACTAGCAATAAAAAGTATGCACTAAAGCTTAGTGAAGATAATCTTTCTCTCAATAGGGAGTACGGGCTTTTAAAGGAGCTAGAAGGAATAGATATTGTTGTAAAAGGTTATGAAATAGATGATATAGACATTGGTAATAAAACCTACTATTTTATAGTTGTAGAATATATTCCTGGTGTTACGTTACATAGCTATAGCAAAAATAAAAAAACAACTATAGTCGATGCATTAGGCACAGTAATAATTTTACTAAAATTTATGGGAGAACTTCACGAAAAAGGGTATATCTTAGGAGATACAAAGTTAGATAATATTATGGTTAATAATGATGGAAATGTTATTAGGCTTATTGATCTAGGAGGGGTAGTAAAGATAGGCTCTACAATTAAAGAGTTTACACCCGCTTATGATAGAGCTAGTTGGAAATGTGGGGATCGTATTTCTGAGGATTCCTACGACTTATTTAGTGCCACAATGATTCTAATTCAGCTAATATTAGGAATAGACCTTAATCCACGAATTCAATCTATAATTAAAATAAAAGAAAAATTAAATTATAAAGCCATAGATAATGATTTAAAAGGGAATATTATAGGAGTATTAGATGGAAAAAAATATAATATCAAAGCTTTTGCAAATACTTTACTAACACTATATAATAAAGAGAGGAAAAAGGAACATATTATAAAAAAGAAGAATATAAATTATAGAATAAATTTATTTTTTGTAGGGAGCATATCTTTATTAATTTCTACTCTATGGTTAATTTTTGTTAAATAAAAAATTAAATAGTACTTATTATATAAAACAAGCAGGAATATTATTACTAATACCGAAATAATTTAGGTAAAAGGACGAAAGATGAAGGATGAATATAATATGCTAGATAAAATGAGAAAAATAATTGAAGATAACAATCTTATAGAACAAGGCGATAGAATTATTGTAGCTATATCTGGGGGACCAGACTCTGTGTGTTTGCTACATGCACTTTATCAGATAAGAGAGGAGTATAATTTAGAGTTATACGGTGCACATTTAAACCATAACTTTAGAGGTATAGAAGCACAAATAGATGCTCAATATGTATCTAATCTTTGTGACGATTTAAATATCTTATGTTTTATTAAAAGTATGGATGTGCCCCAATATGCAAAGGAAAATGGATTATCTCCAGAAGAAGCAGGAAGGATACTTAGATATGACTTTTTCGAAGAGGTTGCAGAGAGAGTTGGTGCAACTAAAATTGCTGTAGCTCACAATGAAAACGATCAGGCAGAAACAGTGCTTATGAGACTTTTAAGAGGCACAGGTCTTCAAGGGCTAACGGCAATACATATTAATCGGGGGAAAATTATTAGACCACTATTGAATATTGATAGGAATAGTATAGAAGAATATTGCGAAATACATAAACTTTCCCCAAGGATTGATAAAACTAATTTAGAGTCTATATATAAAAGAAATAAAATTAGACTAGAGTTAATTCCATATCTAGAGGAAAACTATAATCCAAACATTAAGGATAACCTAGTTAAAACTGCAGAAATATTAAAGGATGATTTTGACTTTATAGAGGAAAAGGCAAGGGAAGTTTATAAAGAACTAGTAAATTTACAAAGGGACGACAGCTTAATACTACCACTACAAAGTATAAAAGAGTTGCATCCAGCCCTTCAATCTAGAGTCATTCGACTATCAGCAGAACAATTATTAGGTAGGCAGGAGGTTTTAGAATATAAACATGTACAAAATGTATTAGAGTTAATTGAAAGAGGAGCTACTGGTAAAAAAATAGTTCTACCATTAGGATTAGTTGCTAAAATAAGCTATGAAAATCTTTGTTTTAGTACTGGAGAAGAGGACAACAAGTTATTTCATTATGAATTGCCATTAGAAGACACCTTTTATATGGAAGAGTTGAAAGGAAGCTTCACGGTTAGGGTTGTAGACCGTGGAGAAGTTAAGGAAATTTCTAGAGATAAATATCATAAATGTTTTGACTACGACCAAGTTAAAAGTATATTAAATGTTAGAAATCGTCGAGAAGGAGATCGTTTTTATCCTTTAGGCTTAACTGGCAGTAAAAAACTAAAGGATTTTTTTATTGATTATAAAATCGACCGAAATGAAAGAGATAGAATACCTTTAGTATGTGACGGGGATGAAATTATGTGGATAGTAGGACTTAGAATTAGTGAAAAATATAAAATAACAGATAAGACTACCCGTATACTAGAAATAATATTTCGTAATGATTAAAGAGCATGTGCTAATTAATGGTAGCATTTCGGTTGTTTTTAAATATATACTATGGTAAAATATTAAAATGTAGTAATTTGAGCATCAGAGACGAGAGGAGGACTTTGCTTGAGGAAATTTTTTCGAGGGGCCAGTTTTTATATTTTGCTGTTCATTATTTTGCTAATTATAGTTCAACAATTTGGAAGCCAGCCCCCGCAAACAGTAGATATTGAATTCTCTAGCCTATATAAAGCGCTTTTAGAGGAAAATGTAAAAGAGATGTATTTGGTTGATCGCTCTATTGAAGGAGTTATGATACAAAACAATGAAAAGGTTAAATTTAAATCTTTTGTGCCAGAGGTATTTAATGAAAGGGAATTTGGTCAGGTAATAGATGAACAAATGAGAGCAAAGAAGCTAAAATTTGAAGCATCACCACCTCCAACCACCCCTTGGTTTATTAACTTACTACCTTCAGCTCTTATGATCTTAATATTTGTGGTGTTTTGGTTTGTATTTATGCAACAATCACAGGGTGGCGGCAACCGTGTAATGTCTTTTGGTAAAAGCCGTGCAAAACTTCACAAAGATGATGAGAAGAAAAAGGTAACTTTTAAAGATGTTGCAGGATTAGATGAAGAAAAAGAAGAACTACAAGAAGTTGTAGATTTTTTAAGAAACCCTAAAAAATATATGGACCTAGGTGCTAGAATACCAAAGGGTATTTTAATGGTAGGTCCTCCGGGGACAGGTAAAACCTATTTAACAAAGGCTGTTGCTGGTGAGGCAGGAGTACCCTTCTTTAGTATTAGTGGTTCTGACTTTGTGGAAATGTTCGTAGGTGTTGGTGCATCTCGTGTACGTGATCTTTTCGAACAAGCAAAGAAAAGTGCACCATGTATAATATTTATTGACGAGATTGATGCAGTTGGTAGAAGAAGAGGTGCGGGACTTGGTGGAGGTCATGACGAAAGAGAACAAACCTTAAACCAATTGCTTGTTGAGATGGATGGTTTTGGTGTAAATGAAGGTATCATTATTGTAGCTGCAACTAATAGACCTGATATTTTAGACCCTGCACTATTAAGACCTGGTAGATTCGACCGTCAAGTAATGGTAGGAGCACCCGATGTTAAAGGTAGAGAAGAAATATTAAAGGTTCATTCAAAAGGCAAGCCTTTAGCAGAAGATGTAGATTTAAAGGTACTTGCAAGAAGAACCCCTGGTTTTACCCCGGCTGATATTGAAAATCTTATGAATGAAGCCGCACTTCTTACTGCAAGAAAAAATGGTAAAACTATAGAAATGGCTACTGTGGAAGAAGCTATTACTAAAGTAATTGCTGGTGTAGAGAAGAAGAGTCGTGTAATAAGTGAAAAGGAAAGAAAATTAACTGCTTATCACGAAGCAGGTCATGCTGTAGTTGCTAGGTTACTTCCTAATTATGACCCTGTGCACCACGTAACTATTATTCCGAGAGGTAGAGCTGGTGGGTTCACTATGACTTTACCTACAGAAGACAAATATTATGCTACTAAAACAGAAATGGAAGACGATATTGTTGATCTTTTAGGAGGACGTATGGCAGAAAAACTTGTACTACATGATATAAGTACAGGGGCACAAAATGACCTTCAAAGAGTAACTTCGATTGCAAAAGCTATGGTAACTAAATATGGTATGAGTGAGAAACTAGGATCTATGGCATTTAGTGATGATGAAGAAGTATTTATTGGTAGAGACTACCACTCCACAAGAAATTACTCAGAGGCAGTGGCAGCTGAAATCGATAATGAAATTAGACGAATTGTTGATGAAGCATATGAAAGAACAGAAAAATTATTAACTGCAAATATCGATAAGCTTCATACTGTAGCTCAAGCACTTCTAAAAATTGAAACATTAGATGCAGATCAATTTGAAATGATTTTTAGCGGTGAAGTAATAATTGAAGAAAAAGACACATTAGAAGATGTTGAGGCAAAAATTGATGAAGCTAAGAAGAATAGAAAAAACAATGAAGTAGCTTTAGAAAAAGATAATGGAGATAATAACGATAAAAATAATGATGATACAACAAAATAAAAATAGAAGGGCTGTCTCGAAATAGGTAGTATTATCTAGGGCTGAGACGCCCTTTTATTTTGCAAAGGAAAGATAAGCTCTGAAAAAATCTGTCTTTGTGTATTATATAATATGAAAAATATGAAAATTTTGAAAAGATAAAAGAATTTTTTAGAATATATAGAAAATATATAGAATAAGAATATATCAAATAAGTATTAGTTTATTTTGAAACTGGATATTCATATAAAAATGTCGTATAGCTGGACTTTTATTGGGAAACTCCTATTTCTCTATCATAAAAGCCAAAAAGCCATAGAAATATTTCTGTGGCTTTTTTTATTTAGGTTTAATCTTAAAAAATTTGACTTATTTAGAAGAGTACTTTTATTACCATCGAATTATAGTCGAAGAAGTAAATGTTAACTTGAATCTAAATATAAGGAGTAGAGGGGGAATAACCGTAGATTGAAATTATATTACAGGTGATTGTTAAAAAAACAACAAAATAAAGGGGGAGAAAAGTGGCAGATTTAATAAGGTTTGATTTGGTTACATGGATAACGAGTCCTTATATTCTAATGTTTGTAGCAGTATTTACAGGGGTTTTGCTAGGGAATATTAAAATCGGAAAATTTAATTTTGGAGCATCGGGATGTTTGTTCACTGGATTATTTATAGGGTGGGCGGTATATGGATATGGGATTAATATTCAAGAAGGACAAAGTGGAGTTGAAGCAGCTCGGAGCATGCTTTCAGTGGGAGTTGTCCCATCTACATTCTTTAACTTATTTCTGGTTTTCTTTGTGGTAGCTGTTGGCTTACTTGCTGCTAAAGACCTAGGGGCTGTTATAAAAAAATATGGGTCTAAATTTGTAGTATTAGGCTTTGTAATTACTCTTTCGGGGGCAATAGCAACTTATGGTATGGTTTTACTTAGTCCGATTGATAACCCTTATGAGGTATCAGGTATTTATACAGGAGCATTAACCAGTTCGCCTGGCCTTGCAGCTGCTATTGAGACAGCAAGAGAGCACGCAACTGTAAGGGTAAATGGATTTGCAGATGCTGATACACAAGAAAGAGAAAAATTTATGAAAGTATTAGATCCTTCAGGAGAAGTATATCAGGCATCCTTGGATTCTTTAACAAATGATCAAGAAAGTCAATTTATTAAAAATGCAGAGTCTGGAATTGGACTAGGGTATGCGGTAGGATATCCTTTTGGTGTAATTATAGTTATTATAGCTATAAATTTTATACCAAAAATTTTCAAAATGAATTTAGATGAAGAAAAGGAACGATTCCATCAAGAAATGCAGGAAGCACGTTCTATGGTTAAAGGGGGTAGAGAAGTTGTAGAAACTAAATTTGATATCATTGCATTTGCATTTGCCTGTTTCTTTGGGTATAGTATAGGCATTATAGAAATATATTTAGGTTCTGTGATAGGCTACTTTAGCCTAGGAGCTACAGGAGGAGCATTAATAGGATCTCTTATACTGGGCTATATAGGGAAAATTGGTCCGATGAGTTTTAGAATGGATACAAAGGTATTAGGGATTGTTAGAGAGTTATCTTTATGCTTTTTCTTAGCTGTTGTAGGATTACGATATGGATATCAGGTTTTTGATGCTATATTAGGTACAGGAGCATCCTTAGCGATAATATCATTATTTGTAGGGACAGTAGCAATTCTTGTAGGTTTCTTAATAGGAAGATATGTATTTAAATTAAACTGGATAATGCTAGCGGGATCTATATGTGGTGGAATGACTTCTACGCCAGGCTTAGGGGTTGCTATTGATGCTTTAGATAGTGACGATCCGGCGGCTGGCTATGGTGCAGTATACCCATTTGCACTATTAGGAATGGTATTATTTACAATAATATTACACAAGTTACCTATGTAATATAAATAAAATTGTCATTTCAACTTATATATTTTGATAGAATATATAATGTATAGAAATCTAGATAGGAGTGATGATTACATGGAACCTTTTGAAATATTTATAAGTGGTTATGCAAAATTACCTATGGGCACAACAGCAGAGGAATTATATAAAGTTATAGCTGTAGGAATTTTGGTAGATAAAAATACTGGAGATATTCTTGATGCAGATTGTACTCTGGTGACGGAAGTAGCAAAAAAGCTTGTAAATAAATTGTTGGTGGGGAAAAATATTTTAAATTTTGAGGAAATAGAGAAAGCAATTAATGAAAGATACTTTGGAACTGTCAGGAAAGCCTTAATATCCTCTACAAAGAAGTGTCACGATAAGTTTAAAATAATTTTGGAAGAAGATACTATACAAACTTAATAAATAGAGAAAATTTAATTTAAATAATAATTTAACTCTATTATCTATGAAAGCAAAATCCCTTTTGCTTTATTAGTAGATATCTAATAGTTAGATACGCTGATTTACTATAAGTCGGTGTATCTATTTTTTGTGGAATCAATAGTGTTGATTTTTATTTAAGAAATCATTAACTAGGAGGTTTTAATATGAAAGAAAGAATTAGAAGAGATGATCTTAAAGGAAAAATTATGTCGGCAGAATCCGCAGCTATGCTAATAAAAAATGGAATGACAGTAGCTACCAGTGGATTTACTCCTTCTGGCTATCCAAAGGCTGTTCCTCTAGCGTTGGAAAAAAGGGCTAATGAAGGAGAAGATATAGGTATAACAGTATTATGCGGTGCTTCTGTAGGGGACGAGTTAGATGGAGCATTGACTAGGTGTGGAGTAATGAAGAGAAGATATCCTTATCAAACTAATGATAATTTAAGAAATGCTATAAATGCTTCACAGGTCAATTATCAAGATATGCATTTAAGCCATGTTACCCAGTTTATTGATTATGGTTTTTTCGGGAAAATAGATGTGGCTTTAGTCGAAGCACTAGCAATAACCGAAGAAGGTGGAATTATACCTACTACATCCATTGGGCTGATGCCCCAAGCAATAAAGAATTCTGATATTGTAATTGTTGAAATCAATACTAGTCAACCAATTGAATTGGAGGGTATACATGACATTTATATGACTGAAAAGCCTCCTTACAGAAAAGCGATTCCTATAGAGCAAGCTGGAGATCGAGTAGGTACTAGTTATATTCCATGTCCTCCAGAAAAAATAGCAGCTATTGTTTTTACTGATATACCAGATAAGGTAAGACCACTAGGACCTATAGATGAACCTTCGAAATTGATTTCAGGACATATTATTGATTTTTTAAAATATGAAGTAAAGAATGGTAGATTACCAAAAAATTTATTGCCATTACAATCAGGGGTAGGATCTGTAGCTAATGCGGTACTAGGGGGCTTAGTTGACTCTGACTTTAAAGATTTAACCTGCTATACTGAGGTGATACAAGATTCCATGCTTGATTTAATTGATGCTGGCAAGGTTACTATAGCTTCCGGCACTGCATTGACACCATCGGTAGAAGGACTTAAAAGATTGCATGATAATATTGAACATTATGCTAAGCATTGCATATTACGACCTATGGAGATTAGTAACAATCCGGAAATTATAAGGCGATTAGGTATAATAGCAATGAATACAGCTATAGAAGTAGATATATACGGGCATGTAAATTCAACCAATATTATGGGCTCAAGAATGATGAATGGTATTGGAGGATCAGGAGATTTTACTAGAAATGCATACCTTTCGATATTTACTACTGTTTCTACTGCGAAAAATGGAAATATTTCTTCCATTGTACCAAAGGCATCTCATATAGACCATACAGAACATGATGTTTCAGTGGTGGTTACAGAACAAGGTTTAGCGGATCTAAGAGGAACATCACCTCGAGAAAGGGCAAGGAAGATTATACAGAATTGTGCTCATCCGGACTACAAGGATATGCTTATAGATTATTTAGAGAGAGCAGAAAAGACTAAATTTAAGTATCAACCTCATCTATTAGAGGAAGCACTTTCTTGGCATGTCAGATTTCTAAAGACTGGAAGCATGAAATTCCATACTGATGGAGTTAGAAGTATAGGAGAAGTTGCTTATTCAAATGAGTAAAACAGGGTATGAATTTAAAAAAACTCATAAAAATATTGAAATATATAAAAGTAGGTTGAGTGTTTTATAACTTAAGGAATCTTTGAATGACCACGTTTTATGGAAAGTATATATTAATAATAGATATAATTTGTTGCGAGTTATAGAATAGTTACAAAAT
This is a stretch of genomic DNA from Alkaliphilus flagellatus. It encodes these proteins:
- a CDS encoding vWA domain-containing protein, with translation MERDVTIKQIILVTDGQSNVGGDPIEAAERAYRNGIIVNTIGIVDQKGSDEDALNEIVHIAKAGGGSYEYSYIDELFQTMQSLTYKTVNQTLQEVVSKQLKEMIGQDINSMEPASRSKILNYIDSFSDDVGVQCCILLDSSGSMANKIHVARHSILDLIHSFKGRRGKIDVAVIAFPGEDTHICKVLHNFDDAPDRLERSLYDVEPKGGTPTALAIEEGIKLINKSNIVRFKDSEVIEVNEYII
- a CDS encoding protein kinase domain-containing protein, which gives rise to MELPILFPNNIIKGKWNNNSYRVIKKLGEGGIGAVYQVIDMTSNKKYALKLSEDNLSLNREYGLLKELEGIDIVVKGYEIDDIDIGNKTYYFIVVEYIPGVTLHSYSKNKKTTIVDALGTVIILLKFMGELHEKGYILGDTKLDNIMVNNDGNVIRLIDLGGVVKIGSTIKEFTPAYDRASWKCGDRISEDSYDLFSATMILIQLILGIDLNPRIQSIIKIKEKLNYKAIDNDLKGNIIGVLDGKKYNIKAFANTLLTLYNKERKKEHIIKKKNINYRINLFFVGSISLLISTLWLIFVK
- the tilS gene encoding tRNA lysidine(34) synthetase TilS; the encoded protein is MLDKMRKIIEDNNLIEQGDRIIVAISGGPDSVCLLHALYQIREEYNLELYGAHLNHNFRGIEAQIDAQYVSNLCDDLNILCFIKSMDVPQYAKENGLSPEEAGRILRYDFFEEVAERVGATKIAVAHNENDQAETVLMRLLRGTGLQGLTAIHINRGKIIRPLLNIDRNSIEEYCEIHKLSPRIDKTNLESIYKRNKIRLELIPYLEENYNPNIKDNLVKTAEILKDDFDFIEEKAREVYKELVNLQRDDSLILPLQSIKELHPALQSRVIRLSAEQLLGRQEVLEYKHVQNVLELIERGATGKKIVLPLGLVAKISYENLCFSTGEEDNKLFHYELPLEDTFYMEELKGSFTVRVVDRGEVKEISRDKYHKCFDYDQVKSILNVRNRREGDRFYPLGLTGSKKLKDFFIDYKIDRNERDRIPLVCDGDEIMWIVGLRISEKYKITDKTTRILEIIFRND
- the ftsH gene encoding ATP-dependent zinc metalloprotease FtsH, producing the protein MRKFFRGASFYILLFIILLIIVQQFGSQPPQTVDIEFSSLYKALLEENVKEMYLVDRSIEGVMIQNNEKVKFKSFVPEVFNEREFGQVIDEQMRAKKLKFEASPPPTTPWFINLLPSALMILIFVVFWFVFMQQSQGGGNRVMSFGKSRAKLHKDDEKKKVTFKDVAGLDEEKEELQEVVDFLRNPKKYMDLGARIPKGILMVGPPGTGKTYLTKAVAGEAGVPFFSISGSDFVEMFVGVGASRVRDLFEQAKKSAPCIIFIDEIDAVGRRRGAGLGGGHDEREQTLNQLLVEMDGFGVNEGIIIVAATNRPDILDPALLRPGRFDRQVMVGAPDVKGREEILKVHSKGKPLAEDVDLKVLARRTPGFTPADIENLMNEAALLTARKNGKTIEMATVEEAITKVIAGVEKKSRVISEKERKLTAYHEAGHAVVARLLPNYDPVHHVTIIPRGRAGGFTMTLPTEDKYYATKTEMEDDIVDLLGGRMAEKLVLHDISTGAQNDLQRVTSIAKAMVTKYGMSEKLGSMAFSDDEEVFIGRDYHSTRNYSEAVAAEIDNEIRRIVDEAYERTEKLLTANIDKLHTVAQALLKIETLDADQFEMIFSGEVIIEEKDTLEDVEAKIDEAKKNRKNNEVALEKDNGDNNDKNNDDTTK
- a CDS encoding aspartate-alanine antiporter-like transporter — its product is MADLIRFDLVTWITSPYILMFVAVFTGVLLGNIKIGKFNFGASGCLFTGLFIGWAVYGYGINIQEGQSGVEAARSMLSVGVVPSTFFNLFLVFFVVAVGLLAAKDLGAVIKKYGSKFVVLGFVITLSGAIATYGMVLLSPIDNPYEVSGIYTGALTSSPGLAAAIETAREHATVRVNGFADADTQEREKFMKVLDPSGEVYQASLDSLTNDQESQFIKNAESGIGLGYAVGYPFGVIIVIIAINFIPKIFKMNLDEEKERFHQEMQEARSMVKGGREVVETKFDIIAFAFACFFGYSIGIIEIYLGSVIGYFSLGATGGALIGSLILGYIGKIGPMSFRMDTKVLGIVRELSLCFFLAVVGLRYGYQVFDAILGTGASLAIISLFVGTVAILVGFLIGRYVFKLNWIMLAGSICGGMTSTPGLGVAIDALDSDDPAAGYGAVYPFALLGMVLFTIILHKLPM
- a CDS encoding DUF3870 domain-containing protein, encoding MEPFEIFISGYAKLPMGTTAEELYKVIAVGILVDKNTGDILDADCTLVTEVAKKLVNKLLVGKNILNFEEIEKAINERYFGTVRKALISSTKKCHDKFKIILEEDTIQT
- a CDS encoding acetyl-CoA hydrolase/transferase family protein encodes the protein MKERIRRDDLKGKIMSAESAAMLIKNGMTVATSGFTPSGYPKAVPLALEKRANEGEDIGITVLCGASVGDELDGALTRCGVMKRRYPYQTNDNLRNAINASQVNYQDMHLSHVTQFIDYGFFGKIDVALVEALAITEEGGIIPTTSIGLMPQAIKNSDIVIVEINTSQPIELEGIHDIYMTEKPPYRKAIPIEQAGDRVGTSYIPCPPEKIAAIVFTDIPDKVRPLGPIDEPSKLISGHIIDFLKYEVKNGRLPKNLLPLQSGVGSVANAVLGGLVDSDFKDLTCYTEVIQDSMLDLIDAGKVTIASGTALTPSVEGLKRLHDNIEHYAKHCILRPMEISNNPEIIRRLGIIAMNTAIEVDIYGHVNSTNIMGSRMMNGIGGSGDFTRNAYLSIFTTVSTAKNGNISSIVPKASHIDHTEHDVSVVVTEQGLADLRGTSPRERARKIIQNCAHPDYKDMLIDYLERAEKTKFKYQPHLLEEALSWHVRFLKTGSMKFHTDGVRSIGEVAYSNE